CTCGATCGACCGTCGCTATCGCTCCCCGGGTTCACGGTTCCGCAGCCGGGCTTCGGGTGGACGGTCCCGTCCGTCGGCCCGGCCCTCGCGTCGTTCGGGCGCGCCCTCGGCACGCTGCCCTCGCTCGGATCGCTCCTCCGTTCGTCGGGTCGAGACGGCAGTTCACCGCTCTCACCGCCGTCGATCGGAACCGCGTTCGGACGTGACGACGCCGAGGCCGACGACCCGTCCGATGCCGCGGCGGCCGGTCCCGAACTGGCCTCCGAACCGCTGGCACCCCGCGGGCCGCGCGCGGAGATCAGGGCGGCGTGGCACGCGGTTCTCGATCGGCTCGCGGTCGAGGACCGGGAGACGGCGACGCCCGGGGCGGTCGCCCGCCGCGCTCTCGGGGAGGGGTTCCCGGCCGAACACGTCACCGCACTCGTCACCGTCGTCCGCGAGGTCGAGTACGGCGGCCGGGAGCCGTCGCCGGAGCGGGTCGCACGAGCACGGGCGGCGGCGAGCGAGTTGCTGGACCACGACCCGGACACGGAGGGATCGACGTGAGTCGTCGCTCGTCCGGCGGACCGGGAGTGTTCGCCCGGTTCTTCGGGACCGATCCGGATCGGCTCGCGATCGCGGTGGTCCTCGGTGGGACCGCGCTGGCGATCGGCGCGGTGCTCCTCGGCGGCTTCGTTCCGGCCGGGCGAGTGCTCGTCGGGTTGCTGTATCCGCTGGCGGCGCTGTTCCCGCTTCTCGGGGTCGCGATCGCGGGCTATGCGATCTGGTGGCTCTGGCTCGCCACCCCGTCGAGCGACGCCGCGATGGTCGAGGGCGACCCGCCCGAGGCGGGCGTAACGCGTACCGACCGACGGGTCGGTCGCGAGACCGATCTGCTCCTCGACGACGCGGCGAACGACTGGTACCGGTGTCAGCCGACCGACTCGACCGCGGCGGTTCGACGCCGACTCGCCGACGGGGCGACTCGCGTTCTCACCACGAAACGCGGCTTCGCGCCGACGGCGGCCCGCGAGGCCGTCCAGTCGGGAACGTGGACCGGGGATCCGGTCGCGGCCGCGTTCCTCGCCGAGGACCTGCGCCAGCCGCCTCGCGAACGCCTGCGCGCGGCGATCGACCCCGGGGCGGCGTTCCGGCGACGCATCCGTCGGACGCTCGCGGCGATCGAGGCGATCGACGACCCGGCCGTCGAACCGGTCGATGCGGGCTCGCGGGACCGGTCGGAGGTGGCTCGATGACCGATCGCGCCGTCGACAGGCTCGATTCGGGCGAGTGGGCCGTCGCCGCGGCGCTGGCGCTCGCGGGCGTCGGGATCTCCGTCGGAAGCCAGTTCCTCGTCGTCGCCGCGACGCTGCCGCTGTGGTACGTCGCGTCGGCGGTCCTCGGCAGTCGCCAGCGGGCGATGGTCCGGGTCGGTCGAGAGGTCGGCGACGACGGGGGCCCGGAATCCGCCGTCGACGGCGACCCCGGTGACACGGTCACGGTGCGGACGACCGTTCAGAACGCCGGTTCGGACCCGATCGTCGACCTGCGCGTCGTCGACGGCGTCCCCGAGGCGTTGCCGGTCGTGTCGGGCACGCCGCGGACGTGCGTGACGCTCGATCCGCTCGAGACGGCGACCCTCGAGTACGCGGTCGAACTCCGGCGCGGCGAGCACCGCTTCGAGGACCCGACGATCCGCACGCGGGACCTGACGGGAACGGTGGCCGAAACGAGGTCGGCGACCGTGACCGGTGCGGAGACGATCCGCTGTTCGCCGGTCGTCGAGTCGGTGCCGCTCGGGGGCGGCGCCAACGACTACGCGGGCGAGGTGCCGACGGACGAGGGCGGGAGCGGCGTCGAGTTCTACTCCGTCCGGGAGTACGAACCGGGCGATCCGGTCGGCGCGATCGACTGGCGGCGCTACGCCGGAACCCGGGACCTGGCGACCGTCGAGTACCGCGCCGAACGGGCGACGCGGATCGTCTGCGTCGTCGACGCCCGACCGAGCCAGTTCAGCGCGGCGACGACCGCGGATCCCCCCGCGGTCGACCTGTCGGCCGACGCCGCCGACCGAACGATCGAGACGCTGGTCGACGCGGGCCACCCGACTGGCGTCGCCGGCATCGGTGTCGGCGGCAATGGAGACCGGCGACTGGCGACGGTTCCGCCGGGGACCGACCCCGAGACGCGACGGCGCGTGACGGACTTGCTGGAGGCGGCGCGTCGATCGGGTAGGCTCAGCGGAAAATCCGTCCGGAACTGGATATGCGACCCGTTCGACGAGCTCCCCCGAACGCTCCCCGGCGAGGCGCAGGTGTACCTCTTCTCCGCGTTCGTGGACGACAACCCGGTCAACCTCGTCGAACGGCTCCGATCCCGCGGCTACGCCGTTCGCGTCGTCTCCCCGGACGTCACCGCTACCGACGACGCCGCGACGCGACTGGCGGCGCTCGATCGCGATCGGCGACTCGCGAGGGCTCGCGCGGCCGGGGCCCGCGTCGTCGACTGGGATCTCGACCGCCCGCTCGGGCTGGTACTGAACGACGCAATCGGGGAGGTAGGCGATCGATGAGCGCCCCAGACGATCGACTGCCGGCGACGACGGCGCGGACGATCGCGCTCGCCGCCCTCGTCGGGACGCTCGCGATGGCCGCCCAGGAACCGTCGGCCGCCGCCGGGGCCCTCTTCGGGATCGCGGCCGTGGTCGTCACGCGCTGGTTCGACGGGTCCTATCGCCGCGTGACGGTCGCGGCCGCGCTCCTGCCCGTCCCCGTCCTCGGCGCGATCGCCGTCGCCGCCGTCGGAGCCGATCCGGTCGGCGGCGTCCTAACGATCCTGAGTGCGATCGTCGGCATCGGCGTCGCGGTGGTCGTCGGCCGGCCGACGCCGGTCGCGATCGAGCGCGCGGGATCGGCCGCGCTGTACGCGGGGGTCGCGGCCGGCGGCGTGGCCGTACTCGCGTTCGGCGTCTCCACGGCGGGGACCCTCCGATCGGCGCTCGCGTCGGCGCTGTGGGTCACCGGCGACGGCGTCGTCGGCTTGCTCGTCGGGAGTCTCGTCGCCGCGGTCGCCGTGGCTGGCGGCCTGTTCGCCGTCCCGCCCGCCGCGTTCGCGACGCCCGCCGATCGCGATTCGTACGCGAGGACCCGGGCCGCGATCACGTGGACGATCGGATACGCGACGCTGCTCGTATTCGTGCTGGTGGTGGCGGCGACAGTCCTGGCGTGGTTCGTCCCCCCGACCGACGGCATCGCCGCGGTGCTCGCCGACAGCGCCCTCGTTCGCGGGCTGATCGCGGCCCTGACCGGTGGCGGCGTCGTGACCGCGGCCGTCGGAACGATCGTCCGCGCGTCGTGGTTCGGGACGACCGGCCGGAGCAACGCCGTCGTTCCCCTCCTGGCCGGCGCGGTCTGTGGGGTCGTCCTGATCGCGCCGATCGCGATCGGGGCCAGCGGGGGCAGGATCGCCCTCGTGGCCGGGCTCTTCGGCGCGGCGACGATCGTTCTCGGCCTGAGCTATGCAGCGGTGCGAGTCGCTCTCGAGACGACGGTGACGGACGGCGAGTCCGATTCGGCGACCGCGATCGCCGCCGCACTCGTGGGCGGTGGCCTCGTCGGTGGTGCGACCGTCGACGCCGCGTCCGGCCTTGCGACGATTCGCGTCGGGGCAGGACCCCTCGTCGCGATCGCGACCGGGCTGTTCGTCTACGACGTCGGCCGGTACGGACGGACGCTCGCACGCGAGGTCGGCCGTGAGGGGGCCTCGCGACGGGCACAGTTCGTCCAGCTCGGCTGGCGCGGCGCGGTCGCGGCCGTCGGCGTCCCCGTGGCCGCCGTCGGCTTTCTGGGCGCGACGGTGCTCGCGCCGACGCTATCGGTTCCGGCGACGGTGGCCGTCCTCGGCGGCGTCGCCGCGATCGTCGCCGGGGCCTGGCTACTGTTCCGCTGACGGCGATTCCATCGCCGGCACCTCGACGTCGTCCAGCACGGCGTCGATGACCGCGCGCCGGGAGATCCCGTCGACGCTGGCCTCGGGCGTGAGGACGAGCCGGTGGGCGAGCGCGGGGGCGGCGATGCGCACGACGTCGTCCGGCACGACGTAGTCCCGGCCCTCGAGGACGGCTCGCGCCCGGCTCACCTCGAACAGCCGCTGGACGCCGCGGGGCGAGACGCCGACGTCGACGCGGCCGTCGGTCCGCGTGGCGCGACAGACTGCGCCGATGTAGTCGCGCACCGGTCCCTCGACCGTGACGTCCTCGGGGACGCGCTGGAGGTCCCGAACCGTCTCGCGATCGACGACCGGGTCGACGGTCGGGTCCGGTCGATCGCGATCGGCCCGGCGATCGATCAGTTCGCGCGTCCCGTCGGCGTCGGGGTACCCGAGCGAGGTCTTGATCATGAAGCGATCGCGCTGGGCCTCGGGGAGTTCGAACGTGCCCTCCTGCTCGACGGGGTTCTGCGTCGCGATGACGAGGAACGGGTCCGGGAGGTCGTGAGTCTCGCCGTCGACCGTCACCTGCCCCTCCTCCATCGCCTCGAGCAACGCGGACTGCGTCTTGGGCGGCGCACGGTTGATCTCGTCGGCGAGGACGACGTTGGCGAACACGGGTCCGGGCGTGAAGTGGAACTCGCCGGTCTCCTCCTCGAACACGTACGACCCGGTGACGTCGGAGGGCATGAGGTCCGGCGTGAACTGGATCCGGGAGAACTCCAGTCCGAGGGCGGTGGCGAGCGATCGGGCCGTCAGCGTCTTGCCCGTTCCGGGAACGTCCTCGAGAAGTATGTGACCCCGGGCGAGGATGCCGGCGGTGACCTCCTCCAGGACGGATCGATCGGCGACGACTGCGGAGAGGACTTCGTCGACGACGGCCGTCGCCGTCGACGCGGTGTCTGCGACTGACATATCGGGTACGCGGTCGCCGGAAACTTATAGTTCTCGTGAACCGACGCGTCGGATCGATCGTCGGCGGGGCCGGCGAACCTCCCGATCGACCCCCGCGATCACCGATCGGGCCCGTCACGTGAGGGCCGTCAGATCGCGTCCGACTCGTCCCCGAGCCGATCGTAGTTGTCGTCGACGACGGTGACTGTCGCGATCAGCGCCCCGGCGATGACGGGCCCGAAGAACAGGCCCATGACGCCGAACGCGTAGATCCCGCCGAGCACGCCGAGCATGATGACGGCGGGGCTGATCTGGGCGTACCGGTCGACGACGATCGGCCGCAGGTAATCGTCGGAGATCCCGACGACGATAGTGCTGTAGACCCCGAGCGCCAGTGCGAGGAGCGGTTCGCCCATCAGGAAGAGGTAGATGACGGCGGGGATCCACACCAGCGGCGCACCGACCAGCGGGATCAGCGAAAGGATCACCATGATGAACGTCCAGAACGCCGCGTTCGGAATCCCGGTGGCGAACAGCCCGAGTCCCGCGATGACGCCCTGGATGATCGCGATCAGGACGTGACCGGCGAGTACGGCCCACATGACCTCGCTCAGTTCGTCGTAGAGGTCGTTCTGGACGTCGTCGGGCAGCGGCGTCACCGACCTGATCCAGGCCATGAGGTTGTTCCCGTCTTTCAGCAGGTAGTACAGCAGAAAGAGCATGACGCCGAGGCCGACCAGGGCGTGGGTGAGTGCGCTGACCCACATCGTCGTCTGGTCGAGCAGGATCGACCCGATCTGCTCCGCCGATCCGGCCAGTTGTCCCGCCAGATCGACCTCTCGTCCGGTCTCTTCCGCGATCAGTCGCTCGAGTTCCGTCAGCTGGAGCGCTTCGGGCTCTATCCCCTGGAGGAGCCGGGCGACGTCGCCGGCGATCGCCGTCGCCACGACGACGAACGGGACGACGAAGCCGACGAGCGCGAGGACGAGGAGCGCGAACGCGGCGATCGTCGGCGACACGTGGTTCTCGAGTCGCTCCTGGACGGGAAAGAGGACGAACGCGAGGAGGAGGGCGCCGAGGACGTACTGGAGGAACGGCAGGACCAGTTGCAAGGAGAGATACGCGAAGATGCCGACGAGTGCGAGGAGGTACCCCTTGCTGAGGTTCACACGGGGAATAACGACGGTCAGCCGGATAAAATCGACCCAGACGTGTGACGGTCAGCCCGATACAACCGACCCAGACGTGTTCCCAGTCAAGACTGTCGTAGGGAGTCGCCACACGTCTTCAAGGGTTTGCCTGGCGAATTCACGACCGAATGTCGACCCAGCTCGATCCCCTCTCGCTCTCGGCCGATCTCCTGTACACGGTCAAGACGGAGGGCGACACCGACTGGTTGCGATCGCGGCTCGCGTCGCTCGATCGATCGCAGCTCGGGCGAGCCCTCTCGACGCGGGAGCGCAAACTCTCCTTCTGGCTCAACTGTTACAACGCCTACACCCATCTCCTGCTGGAGGAGGACGACGACCGGGCGTTGCTCGAGGGCGGCCTCCTCGATCGCTGGCGGTTCGTCGCCCGCGATCGGATCCCGGTCGGCGGCGCCTGGCTCAGCCTCAACGACATCGAGCACGGGATGCTCCGCAGTTCGAAGCACCCCTGGGGATTCGGCTACGCCCCCCGGCTGTTTCCCTCGGCGTTCGAACGCCGGTTCCGACTCGCGGAGTGTGACCCGCGGGTCCACTTCGCGTTACCCCGGAGCGCCGAGCACTGTCCGCCGATCACCGTCTACTCCCCCGCCGACGTCGACGAGGATCTGGACATCGCGATCGAGTGGTACCTGGAGGAGAACGTCCACTACGACTCCGACCGGCGCGTCGCGACGATCCCCCGGCTCTTTCGGCGCTACCGCGGCGATTTCGGCGGCAGACGCGGCGTAATCCGGTTCCTGCGGGAGTACAACGCGATCCCGGACGACGCGACGCCGTCGCTCGACTACGAACGCGGCGGCCGGACCTCGCCGATCGACGCCGAGGTGCTCCGACACTGATCGTCGGTTCGGCCGTCGACCGCCTCGCCTGGCGAGCGCGGGCGACGGCTCGCGGTCCGCGATCGGCCCCGCGACGCGCGGTCGCTACGACTCCGTCTCCTCAATCGTCGCGGTCGGTACTGCCCGCATGACGCCCCTGACGGCGCGTTTCGCGTTCGATCGCGAGGTGTACCCCTCGCCGCTGTCGGCGAGGATGTTGCCGTTCCAGTGGACCAGCCGCCAGCGCCACTCGTCGGCCCGGTCCTGGTACACCTCGAAGCGACTGGTTCGGTCGGTCCCGGACGACTGCCCCTCGATCGGCTCCCCGGGCTCGTCGGTCGGGTCGTCCGCCGCGACGGTCTCGACGCGGACGCTCGACCCGTCGGGATCGTCCCACTCGAGTCCGAGTTCGAGCGCGGCCGTGGCGGGGTCGGCGTCGTCGTCCCGATCGGCCCTGAGGTCGGCGACCAGCCGGTCGGGAACGTCCACGTCGAGCCGTCGCTCCGCCGTGTGCAACTGGAGCGTGTGCCCGCCCTCGAGGGCGGCCGCCATCTCGTCGACGACGACGGCCAGTTCCTCGCGATCGTACGCCTGCTCGAGTTCGAACTCCGGATCCGGCTCCGACATGGTCCCGTCTACGTGACGGGACAGGTTAGGATTGTGGTCGATCGGCCCCAGCCGCAGTCGGACGCGACCCGGGCTGGCCGACTCACGGACGTCCGAGCGCGCGTCCCGCGAGTTCGTGTCAGCGGTACCGAGTGCTGTCGGAGCGTTTTTGACGCCCCGCTGTGATCCACTGGCCGTGACTTCCCGCGAGCGGCGTGACGATCGGCGAGTCGTGTTCGAACGAGACGAGTACGCGTGTCGCAACTGCGGTGCGATCGGCGGCGACGACGAACCGACGACCGTCCGGACGTATCCGGTCGGCGACGTGTCACTCGAGGGGACGGCCCACGAGAGTTCGCTCGTGACGGTCTGCGAACGGTGTTTCACGGCACTACAGGAGTCGGACGCGCTGTCGAACCTGTCTGTCGATCGGGACGAACTGTTCCGACTCGTCCGCGAGACGACCCGTACGCAGGGGGCGACTATCTCCGACGTGGCCTCGTTCGCGTCGCTCGTGACGTCGTTGCCGACCGCCCTCGCCGAGACCGAACCGGGCGACGAATCCCGCGACTACGCCGCCGAGTACGTCGAAACCCGCCGTGACGTCCTGCTGGCGATCGACGTCGTCGATACCCGACTCGATCGGCTCGGGGCGGTCGAGACGACCGATCTGGGGCCCGAGGTGGCGACGCCGCTCGAGACGGTGACGGAGACGGCGACGACCCTCCAGTCGGACCTCCGCGAGGTCGTCGAACTCGGCGAGACGGTCGTCACAGGACTCGATCGGTGCCACGGCTGTTTCGAGCCGCTCGAAGGGGCCGCTGCGAGCGAAAGCGGGTCCGGAACCCGCGCGTGCGGGACCTGCGCCCTCGAGCCGCGATCGACCGACGACTGGCGTCGATCGGCGGGCGACGGCGTGGCGTTCGAACGGCTCTTCTCGACGATCAACGATCGGCTCCGGGGCACCTCCACGACGACCGAGGCGCTGACCGAT
This region of Halosolutus amylolyticus genomic DNA includes:
- a CDS encoding DUF7269 family protein encodes the protein MSRRSSGGPGVFARFFGTDPDRLAIAVVLGGTALAIGAVLLGGFVPAGRVLVGLLYPLAALFPLLGVAIAGYAIWWLWLATPSSDAAMVEGDPPEAGVTRTDRRVGRETDLLLDDAANDWYRCQPTDSTAAVRRRLADGATRVLTTKRGFAPTAAREAVQSGTWTGDPVAAAFLAEDLRQPPRERLRAAIDPGAAFRRRIRRTLAAIEAIDDPAVEPVDAGSRDRSEVAR
- a CDS encoding DUF58 domain-containing protein, which produces MTDRAVDRLDSGEWAVAAALALAGVGISVGSQFLVVAATLPLWYVASAVLGSRQRAMVRVGREVGDDGGPESAVDGDPGDTVTVRTTVQNAGSDPIVDLRVVDGVPEALPVVSGTPRTCVTLDPLETATLEYAVELRRGEHRFEDPTIRTRDLTGTVAETRSATVTGAETIRCSPVVESVPLGGGANDYAGEVPTDEGGSGVEFYSVREYEPGDPVGAIDWRRYAGTRDLATVEYRAERATRIVCVVDARPSQFSAATTADPPAVDLSADAADRTIETLVDAGHPTGVAGIGVGGNGDRRLATVPPGTDPETRRRVTDLLEAARRSGRLSGKSVRNWICDPFDELPRTLPGEAQVYLFSAFVDDNPVNLVERLRSRGYAVRVVSPDVTATDDAATRLAALDRDRRLARARAAGARVVDWDLDRPLGLVLNDAIGEVGDR
- a CDS encoding YegP family protein, encoding MSEPDPEFELEQAYDREELAVVVDEMAAALEGGHTLQLHTAERRLDVDVPDRLVADLRADRDDDADPATAALELGLEWDDPDGSSVRVETVAADDPTDEPGEPIEGQSSGTDRTSRFEVYQDRADEWRWRLVHWNGNILADSGEGYTSRSNAKRAVRGVMRAVPTATIEETES
- a CDS encoding DUF547 domain-containing protein, with amino-acid sequence MSTQLDPLSLSADLLYTVKTEGDTDWLRSRLASLDRSQLGRALSTRERKLSFWLNCYNAYTHLLLEEDDDRALLEGGLLDRWRFVARDRIPVGGAWLSLNDIEHGMLRSSKHPWGFGYAPRLFPSAFERRFRLAECDPRVHFALPRSAEHCPPITVYSPADVDEDLDIAIEWYLEENVHYDSDRRVATIPRLFRRYRGDFGGRRGVIRFLREYNAIPDDATPSLDYERGGRTSPIDAEVLRH
- a CDS encoding AAA family ATPase, coding for MSVADTASTATAVVDEVLSAVVADRSVLEEVTAGILARGHILLEDVPGTGKTLTARSLATALGLEFSRIQFTPDLMPSDVTGSYVFEEETGEFHFTPGPVFANVVLADEINRAPPKTQSALLEAMEEGQVTVDGETHDLPDPFLVIATQNPVEQEGTFELPEAQRDRFMIKTSLGYPDADGTRELIDRRADRDRPDPTVDPVVDRETVRDLQRVPEDVTVEGPVRDYIGAVCRATRTDGRVDVGVSPRGVQRLFEVSRARAVLEGRDYVVPDDVVRIAAPALAHRLVLTPEASVDGISRRAVIDAVLDDVEVPAMESPSAEQ
- a CDS encoding AI-2E family transporter; this translates as MNLSKGYLLALVGIFAYLSLQLVLPFLQYVLGALLLAFVLFPVQERLENHVSPTIAAFALLVLALVGFVVPFVVVATAIAGDVARLLQGIEPEALQLTELERLIAEETGREVDLAGQLAGSAEQIGSILLDQTTMWVSALTHALVGLGVMLFLLYYLLKDGNNLMAWIRSVTPLPDDVQNDLYDELSEVMWAVLAGHVLIAIIQGVIAGLGLFATGIPNAAFWTFIMVILSLIPLVGAPLVWIPAVIYLFLMGEPLLALALGVYSTIVVGISDDYLRPIVVDRYAQISPAVIMLGVLGGIYAFGVMGLFFGPVIAGALIATVTVVDDNYDRLGDESDAI
- a CDS encoding HNH endonuclease encodes the protein MTSRERRDDRRVVFERDEYACRNCGAIGGDDEPTTVRTYPVGDVSLEGTAHESSLVTVCERCFTALQESDALSNLSVDRDELFRLVRETTRTQGATISDVASFASLVTSLPTALAETEPGDESRDYAAEYVETRRDVLLAIDVVDTRLDRLGAVETTDLGPEVATPLETVTETATTLQSDLREVVELGETVVTGLDRCHGCFEPLEGAAASESGSGTRACGTCALEPRSTDDWRRSAGDGVAFERLFSTINDRLRGTSTTTEALTDRTMALAETLLEE